CGGCAGATATTGCCGGATTTGCCGGTATCCGATCGGATGAGTTTCCGGATGCCGCACTTACGACCGCACCGGTCACCAAGATCACCCCTCTGTCGCTGGGTGACCGCGTCTGTATCGATACCTGCTCCCTCCTTGCGCAGGGGGAAGGAATGCTCGTGGGCTCGCAGTCTTCGTGCCTCTTCCTCGTCTGTTCGGAAAGTTTCGAGAGCGAGTACGTCAACTCCCGTCCCTTCCGCGTAAACGCAGGGGCGGTTCATTCCTATATTCTCTGCCCCGACGGGACAACCCGCTATCTCTCGGAGATTGCGTCGGGTGACTCCGTTCTCACCCGGATGCCGGACGGTACGCTTCGTTCCGTCTCGGTAGGCCGGGTGAAGATTGAGGTCCGGCCCATGCTCCTGATTGAGGTGGAAGCGGGCGGCAGAACCCATTCGGTGGTTTTACAGAACGCCGAGACGATCCGCATCGGAACACCGGCGGGTGCCGTCTCCGTTGCGGATCTTGCGGTCGGTGATGAGGTCTTTGTCAGACTCGAAAGCGGAGGCCGCCACTTCGGACATGCTATGGCGGAGACCATCTGCGAGAAATGACCCTGATCTGTGCGGTGATTGCC
The nucleotide sequence above comes from Methanocorpusculum vombati. Encoded proteins:
- a CDS encoding 3-dehydroquinate synthase II, producing MPLTLPPVLVRADLAPDYDDRKQIVAAALEAGYTNIILRPEDSALTRLGRYTGITADGKYLMYSGEKVGAILTLSGAEDMEEAYSMKDTVPCLVITPSDWKVIPLENLISRFQSSSTRVYVCVRTPEEAKLAFATMEVGADGVVIAPESPADIAGFAGIRSDEFPDAALTTAPVTKITPLSLGDRVCIDTCSLLAQGEGMLVGSQSSCLFLVCSESFESEYVNSRPFRVNAGAVHSYILCPDGTTRYLSEIASGDSVLTRMPDGTLRSVSVGRVKIEVRPMLLIEVEAGGRTHSVVLQNAETIRIGTPAGAVSVADLAVGDEVFVRLESGGRHFGHAMAETICEK